A portion of the Daphnia magna isolate NIES linkage group LG4, ASM2063170v1.1, whole genome shotgun sequence genome contains these proteins:
- the LOC116921834 gene encoding ribosome production factor 2 homolog: protein MSVRITKPKTHRGKRMLAKREPKIIELSKKALMLRGATASATSLQFVKDLHAIKRTQSTYFGQKHPFNPFEDVKPIEELTQKYDLSLFAFCSHNKKRANNVILGRIFDHQLLDMIEFGVEQFKSLTEIKNSKVMEGTKPCLIFSGDVWHQNEEYSKCKSLLIDFFRGESVEQVRLAGFEHALSFTAADGKIFLRSYKILMTKSGTKTPHIELEEIGPSADLVIRRTKLASADLFKRACRTPSAAKPKKVKNMSKDVFGSKLGRIHMPRQDYRKLQVKRGRALRTEKTPKKSKISK, encoded by the exons ATGAGTGTTAGAATAAC GAAGCCCAAGACCCACCGCGGTAAGCGGATGTTGGCAAAGAGAGAACCGAAAATCATTGAATTATCCAAAAAAGCTTTAATGCTTCGTGGTGCTACGGCTAGTGCAACTTCCCTACAGTTCGTCAAAGATCTG CATGCAATTAAACGAACACAGTCGACATACTTTGGACAGAAACATCCCTTCAACCCATTTGAAGATGTCAAGCCCATAGAGGAACTCACCCAAAAATATGACCTGTCCCTgtttgcattttgttcccacAATAAGAAACGGGCCAACAATGTTATTCtag GAAGGATTTTTGATCACCAACTGCTTGACATGATTGAATTTGGTGTGGAACAATTTAAATCTTTgactgaaataaaaaacagtaAAGTCATGGAGGGTACAAAACCTTGCCTGATTTTTTCTGGGGATGTCTGGCATCAAAATGAAGAGTATTCCAAATGCAAATCTCTCCTGATTGATTTTTTCCGAGGAGAATCTGTGGAACAAGTTCGGCTTGCTGGGTTCGAACACGCTCTTTCTTTCACGGCTGCTGACGGCAAAATTTTTCTCCGTAGTTACAA GATTTTGATGACCAAAAGTGGGACAAAGACACCTCATATTGAGTTGGAAGAGATTGGACCTTCTGCCGATTTAGTTATCAGAAGAACAAAATTAGCCTCTGCCGATCTTTTCAAACGTGCTTGTCGCACCCCGAGCGCAGCCAAG CCCAAGAAGGTCAAGAATATGTCAAAGGATGTTTTCGGTTCCAAACTTGGCCGTATTCACATGCCACGTCAAGATTACAGAAAGCTACAAGTTAAGCGTGGTAGAGCTCTACGAACTGAGAAAACTCCCAAAAAATCAAAGATTTCCAAGTGa